One window of Watersipora subatra chromosome 3, tzWatSuba1.1, whole genome shotgun sequence genomic DNA carries:
- the LOC137391743 gene encoding uncharacterized protein codes for MAGSSDKLQFRPELSEDSRKALIECFRHFDLNKDGKIGADELPDALAFAGIHPTEEDLKDILRLFDSQGNGKISIEELVDNYHILVQHSIHGEELIDAFNKFDTNKDGFLNLPELKKVLTSAGEKWTQDEAAQLLEDLMKYDKNGDGKFDYMEFVTMFMDNSYPFKKPEVCKEKISETYKMVRRPASNGTKEDNNNLQKT; via the exons CATTGATTGAGTGCTTCCGACACTTTGATCTCAACAAGGATGGTAAGATCGGTGCGGATGAGTTGCCAGACGCTTTAGCCTTTGCTGGAATTCATCCGACTGAGGAAGATCTGAAAGATATACTAAGACTATTTGACTCTCAAG GAAATGGTAAGATTAGCATAGAGGAGCTTGTCGACAACTACCACATACTTGTACAACACAGCATACACGGAGAGGAGTTGATAGATGCCTTCAATAAGTTTGACACCAACAAAGATGGCTTCCTTAATCTTCCAGAACTCAAG AAAGTGTTGACGAGTGCCGGAGAGAAATGGACTCAAGACGAGGCAGCACAACTTCTGGAAGATCTCATGAAATATGATAAAAATGGAGATGGAAAGTTTGACTATATGG AATTTGTCACAATGTTTATGGACAACAGCTACCCATTTAAAAAGCCCGAGGTGTGCAAGGAAAAGATCAGTGAAACGTATAAAATGGTGCGTCGACCAGCTTCTAATGGAACAAAAGAGGACAACAATAACTTACAAAAGACATAA
- the LOC137391803 gene encoding calmodulin-like, whose protein sequence is MAKVELSGDSKKALYECFKYYDTSGDGVIDKEELPDALRFAGIDPSETDLDKIIKLFDSNGDGKLQIEELVENWDALCQHSVNGKQLMDAFNKLDLDGDGYIKLDELVYILRNTGEKMSLKEAWEFARTMKQFDKNGDGKFAYPEFVAMWSADAFPMPVSE, encoded by the exons ATG GCAAAAGTGGAGTTGTCTGGTGACTCAAAGAAAG CATTGTATGAATGCTTCAAATACTATGACACTTCTGGTGATGGTGTGATAGACAAGGAAGAGCTACCTGATGCTCTCAGGTTTGCTGGCATAGACCCAAGCGAAACAGATTTAGACAAAATCATTAAACTATTTGACAGCAATG GAGACGGGAAGCTTCAGATAGAAGAGCTCGTTGAGAACTGGGATGCTCTCTGTCAGCACAGCGTCAATGGAAAACAACTCATGGATGCTTTCAACAAGCTCGACCTGGACGGTGATGGCTATATCAAACTTGATGAGCTTGTG TATATTCTCAGAAATACTGGAGAAAAAATGTCATTAAAGGAAGCCTGGGAGTTTGCGAGGACGATGAAACAGTTTGACAAAAATGGTGATGGCAAGTTTGCGTATCCAG AATTTGTGGCCATGTGGTCTGCAGACGCATTTCCCATGCCTGTCTCCGAATAG